Proteins encoded within one genomic window of Bradyrhizobium sp. CB1717:
- a CDS encoding ABC transporter substrate-binding protein — MKAKSLLSTASLAIVIAAFSASAQAQIAIGHLADYSGGTSDVGTPYGQAVADAFAWVNKNGGVGGKQLSVDTNDYGYQVPRAIALYKKWSAPDSKVAAIMGWGTADTEALTGFLAQDKIPDMSGSYAAALTDPEGVSGKAKPAPYNFFYGPSYSDSLRAMLMWAAEDWKAKGKSGKPKFVHMGANHPYPNAPKAAGEAMAQELGFEVLPPLVFALTPGDYSAQCLSLKSSGANYAYLGNTAASNISVLKACKTAGVDVQFLGNVWGMDENAAKTAGDAANGVIFPLRTAVSWGGDAPGMKTVMEISKISDPTGKVYRPVHYVAAVCSALYMKEALDWAAKNGGATGENVAKGFYQKKDWVPAGMEGVCNPSTWTDKDHRGTLKVDLYRTKVSGATDGDLNDLMAKGTIKLEKVKTVELPRKAELLGW; from the coding sequence ATGAAGGCAAAATCACTTTTGAGCACCGCATCGCTCGCGATCGTGATCGCCGCATTCTCGGCAAGCGCGCAGGCGCAGATCGCGATCGGGCATCTCGCCGATTATTCCGGCGGCACCTCCGACGTCGGCACGCCCTACGGCCAGGCGGTCGCCGACGCCTTTGCCTGGGTCAACAAGAACGGCGGCGTCGGCGGCAAGCAGCTCAGCGTCGACACCAACGACTATGGCTACCAGGTGCCGCGCGCGATCGCGCTGTACAAGAAGTGGTCGGCGCCTGACTCCAAGGTCGCAGCGATCATGGGCTGGGGCACCGCCGACACCGAAGCTCTGACCGGCTTCCTCGCCCAGGACAAGATCCCGGACATGTCAGGCTCCTATGCCGCGGCGCTGACCGATCCCGAAGGTGTCAGCGGCAAGGCCAAGCCCGCGCCCTACAATTTCTTCTACGGCCCGAGCTATTCGGACTCGCTGCGCGCGATGCTGATGTGGGCGGCCGAGGACTGGAAGGCCAAGGGCAAGTCCGGCAAGCCGAAGTTCGTGCACATGGGCGCAAACCATCCCTATCCGAACGCGCCGAAGGCCGCGGGCGAAGCCATGGCGCAGGAGCTCGGCTTCGAGGTGCTGCCGCCGCTGGTGTTCGCGCTCACGCCGGGTGACTACAGCGCGCAGTGCCTGAGCCTGAAATCCTCCGGTGCCAACTACGCCTATCTCGGCAACACCGCGGCTTCCAACATCTCCGTCCTGAAGGCTTGCAAGACCGCCGGCGTCGACGTTCAGTTCCTCGGCAATGTCTGGGGCATGGACGAGAACGCCGCCAAGACGGCCGGAGATGCCGCCAATGGCGTGATCTTCCCCTTGCGCACCGCGGTGAGCTGGGGCGGCGATGCGCCCGGCATGAAGACGGTGATGGAGATCTCCAAGATCTCCGACCCGACCGGCAAGGTCTATCGCCCGGTGCACTACGTCGCGGCGGTCTGCTCGGCGCTGTACATGAAGGAGGCGCTCGACTGGGCCGCCAAGAACGGCGGCGCCACCGGCGAGAACGTCGCCAAGGGCTTCTACCAGAAGAAAGATTGGGTGCCCGCCGGAATGGAGGGCGTCTGCAATCCCTCGACCTGGACCGACAAGGACCACCGCGGCACGCTGAAGGTCGATCTCTACCGCACCAAGGTGTCAGGCGCGACCGACGGCGATCTCAACGACCTCATGGCCAAGGGCACGATCAAGCTCGAGAAGGTCAAGACCGTCGAACTGCCGCGCAAGGCCGAGTTGCTGGGGTGGTGA
- a CDS encoding AGE family epimerase/isomerase codes for MAEEPIMAAEETAGVVARLKRRMIEEAMPLWSTVGWDHEAGGFIDRLHRDGTADAAAPRRVFVQARQIYCYAKAAQMGWYPEGRAIALKGLEHLLAKAKSPDGKPGYVHRLTPEGAVLDGRRDAYDHAFILFALATVYALDRDAQVRAEIDALLAFLDGHLRSPHGGVHEGLPVSLPRRQNPHMHLFEAMIACFDATHDLSFQNRAGEFFALFLANLYDKQKHVLSEYFEEDWSKIEPVSVEPGHQAEWVWLLKGFERITGCPTGQRRSELLATALRYRDEATGCLIDEGDASGNIRRSTRRLWPQTEIAKAWIAQAESGEAGAAEEARAALVRLERHYLSHPVRGGWYDQFDRDGKSLVDTIPASSFYHVLCAVTEAEQVLEG; via the coding sequence ATGGCGGAGGAACCGATCATGGCGGCGGAGGAGACGGCCGGCGTCGTCGCGCGCCTGAAGCGCCGCATGATCGAGGAGGCGATGCCGCTGTGGTCGACCGTCGGCTGGGATCATGAAGCGGGCGGCTTCATCGACCGGCTGCACCGCGACGGCACGGCGGATGCCGCCGCGCCGCGGCGCGTGTTCGTGCAGGCCCGCCAGATCTACTGCTACGCCAAGGCGGCGCAGATGGGCTGGTATCCGGAAGGGCGCGCCATCGCGCTGAAGGGGCTGGAGCACCTGCTGGCGAAGGCCAAATCGCCCGACGGCAAGCCCGGCTATGTGCACCGGCTGACGCCGGAGGGCGCGGTGCTGGACGGCCGGCGCGACGCCTATGACCACGCCTTCATCCTGTTTGCGCTCGCGACGGTCTACGCGCTCGACAGGGATGCGCAGGTGCGCGCCGAGATCGACGCGCTGCTCGCCTTCCTCGACGGCCATCTGCGCTCGCCGCATGGCGGCGTCCACGAAGGTCTGCCGGTCTCGCTGCCGCGCCGGCAGAACCCGCATATGCATCTGTTCGAGGCGATGATCGCGTGCTTCGATGCGACCCACGATCTGTCGTTCCAGAACCGCGCCGGCGAGTTCTTCGCGCTGTTCCTCGCCAACCTCTACGACAAGCAGAAGCACGTGCTGTCGGAGTATTTCGAGGAGGACTGGTCCAAGATCGAGCCGGTCAGCGTCGAGCCGGGCCATCAGGCGGAATGGGTCTGGCTGCTGAAGGGATTTGAACGCATCACGGGTTGTCCGACCGGGCAGCGACGCAGCGAACTGCTGGCGACCGCGCTGCGCTATCGCGACGAGGCGACGGGCTGCCTGATCGACGAGGGCGATGCGAGCGGCAACATCCGCCGCAGCACGCGCCGGCTGTGGCCGCAGACCGAGATTGCGAAAGCGTGGATCGCGCAGGCCGAGTCCGGCGAGGCGGGCGCGGCGGAGGAAGCGCGCGCGGCGCTGGTGCGGCTCGAACGGCATTATCTCAGCCATCCCGTTCGGGGCGGCTGGTACGACCAGTTCGATCGCGACGGCAAATCGCTGGTCGACACCATTCCTGCGTCGTCGTTCTATCATGTTCTCTGCGCAGTCACGGAAGCGGAGCAGGTTTTGGAAGGTTAA
- a CDS encoding DegT/DnrJ/EryC1/StrS family aminotransferase yields the protein MAVPFADLHLQHQTIKSEIDAAIAGVIGDSAFIRGSYVDAFEREFAEAAEVKHCVSCANGTDALYLAMKALKVKPGDEVITTAHSWISTAAMITHAGASVVFCDTDGATFTIDPAAIEAAITPRTVGIIPVHLYGQPADMDAIMAIAARHKLWVIEDCAQAHLARYKGQMVGTFGAAATYSFYPGKNLGAMGDAGAVVTNDGALAEHMTMLARHGGLVKHQHQIEGINSRLDGLQAAILSAKLPHLAAWTEARQAAAKVYDAGLGQIEDIMVPAVAPRRSHVYHLYTIRHPRRDALAAYLKANGVQTAINYPTALPFLAAYQRLGYRTEQFPNASRDQAQILSLPMFAEITRPQQDEVIDLVRKF from the coding sequence ATGGCCGTGCCTTTTGCCGATCTGCACCTGCAGCATCAGACCATCAAGAGCGAGATCGATGCTGCAATCGCAGGCGTGATCGGTGACAGCGCGTTCATTCGCGGCAGCTATGTCGATGCCTTCGAACGGGAATTCGCCGAGGCCGCCGAGGTGAAGCATTGCGTGTCCTGTGCCAACGGGACCGATGCGCTCTATCTCGCCATGAAGGCGCTGAAGGTGAAGCCGGGTGACGAGGTGATCACCACGGCGCATTCGTGGATTTCGACGGCCGCGATGATCACCCACGCCGGAGCTTCGGTCGTGTTTTGCGACACCGACGGTGCGACCTTCACGATCGATCCGGCGGCGATCGAGGCTGCGATCACGCCGCGCACTGTCGGCATCATTCCCGTCCATCTCTACGGCCAGCCCGCCGACATGGATGCGATCATGGCGATCGCAGCCAGGCACAAATTGTGGGTGATCGAGGATTGCGCGCAGGCGCATCTGGCACGTTACAAGGGACAAATGGTCGGCACCTTCGGCGCGGCCGCGACCTATTCGTTCTATCCCGGCAAGAATCTCGGTGCGATGGGGGACGCCGGCGCGGTGGTCACCAATGACGGCGCACTCGCCGAGCACATGACCATGCTGGCGCGCCATGGCGGGTTGGTGAAGCATCAGCACCAGATCGAAGGCATCAACAGCCGGCTCGATGGTCTGCAGGCGGCCATCCTGTCGGCGAAGCTGCCGCATCTGGCGGCCTGGACCGAGGCACGACAGGCTGCCGCGAAAGTCTACGACGCAGGACTGGGCCAAATCGAGGACATCATGGTGCCCGCGGTCGCGCCCAGGCGCAGTCACGTCTACCACCTCTATACGATCCGCCATCCGCGTCGTGATGCATTGGCCGCCTATCTCAAGGCCAATGGTGTGCAGACGGCCATCAACTATCCTACTGCATTGCCATTTCTGGCCGCTTATCAGCGGCTCGGCTACCGCACGGAGCAGTTTCCGAACGCATCTCGTGACCAGGCGCAGATCTTGTCGCTCCCGATGTTTGCCGAAATCACCCGTCCACAGCAGGACGAGGTGATCGACCTGGTCCGCAAATTCTAG
- a CDS encoding long-chain fatty acid--CoA ligase, protein MMDYAGRVAQADTYPKMLRLNAKEHGNEIALREKDLGLWRIFTWNDYQRRVHDFALGLIELGLGRGDVIGIIGDNRPDWVAAEVATHAIGGLSLGLYRDVLDEEAAYLLTYGEAQLVFAEDEEQVDKLLALADRVPRLKHIIYSDPRGMRKYDDPRLMSAEKFAELGRARAAREPELYDRLVDATKGEDVAILCTTSGTTSHPKLAMLAAGRVLGHCATYLAFDPKGPDDEYVSVLPLPWIMEQVYVLGKGLLCRMKINFVEEPDTMMNDLREIAPTFVLFAPRVWESIAADVRAKVMDATPFKQRLFDIGMKSGLAALEQGKRSGFADAILFRALRDRLGFTRLRSAATGGAALGPDTFKFFQAMGVPLRTLYGQTELLGAYTLHPEGKVDPDTTGVPMADSVEIRIDNADVHGVGEIVVRHPNMFLGYYKNPEASVADIKDGWMLSGDAGYFNANRQLVVIDRIKDLAETSRGERFSPQFIENKLKFSPYIAEAVVLGAGRDALAAMICIRYSIISKWAEKNRLSFTTYSDLASRPEVYALLQKEVETVNATLPPAQRISRFLLLYKELDADDGELTRTRKVRRGVINEKYEGIIDAIYRGDADIPVDTVIRFQDGTTQRVRTTLRVVDLGGHGHMAEAAE, encoded by the coding sequence ATGATGGATTATGCAGGCCGCGTCGCGCAGGCCGACACCTACCCGAAGATGCTGCGCCTCAATGCGAAGGAGCATGGCAACGAGATCGCGCTGCGTGAGAAGGATCTCGGGCTGTGGCGCATTTTCACCTGGAACGACTACCAGAGGCGGGTGCACGATTTTGCGCTCGGCCTCATCGAGCTCGGCCTTGGTCGCGGCGACGTCATCGGCATCATCGGCGACAACCGGCCGGACTGGGTCGCCGCGGAAGTGGCGACGCATGCGATCGGCGGATTGAGCCTCGGGCTCTACCGCGACGTGCTCGACGAGGAAGCCGCCTATCTCCTCACCTATGGCGAAGCCCAGCTGGTCTTCGCCGAGGACGAGGAGCAGGTCGACAAGCTGCTCGCGCTCGCCGACCGCGTGCCGCGGCTCAAGCACATCATCTATTCCGACCCGCGCGGCATGCGGAAATATGACGACCCGCGGCTGATGTCCGCGGAAAAGTTCGCCGAGCTCGGTCGTGCGCGTGCTGCACGCGAGCCGGAGCTTTACGATCGCCTCGTCGACGCAACCAAGGGCGAGGACGTCGCGATCCTCTGCACCACATCGGGCACCACCTCGCATCCGAAACTCGCAATGCTCGCCGCCGGCCGTGTGCTCGGCCATTGCGCGACCTATCTCGCCTTCGATCCGAAGGGGCCGGACGACGAATATGTCTCGGTGCTGCCGCTGCCGTGGATCATGGAACAGGTCTATGTGCTCGGCAAAGGCCTGCTCTGCCGGATGAAGATCAACTTCGTCGAAGAGCCCGACACGATGATGAACGATCTGCGCGAGATCGCGCCGACCTTCGTGCTGTTCGCGCCGCGCGTCTGGGAATCCATCGCCGCCGACGTCCGCGCCAAGGTGATGGACGCGACGCCCTTCAAGCAGCGCCTGTTCGACATCGGCATGAAGTCGGGCCTCGCCGCGCTGGAGCAGGGCAAGCGCTCGGGCTTTGCCGACGCGATCCTGTTCCGCGCGTTGCGCGACCGCCTCGGCTTCACCCGCCTGCGCTCGGCCGCCACCGGCGGCGCGGCGCTGGGGCCCGATACCTTCAAGTTCTTCCAGGCCATGGGGGTGCCGCTGCGCACGCTCTACGGCCAGACCGAACTGCTCGGGGCCTACACGCTGCATCCCGAGGGCAAGGTCGATCCTGACACGACCGGCGTGCCGATGGCCGACAGCGTCGAGATCCGCATCGACAATGCCGACGTCCACGGCGTCGGCGAGATCGTGGTGCGGCACCCGAACATGTTCCTGGGCTATTACAAGAACCCCGAGGCGAGTGTCGCCGACATCAAGGACGGCTGGATGCTCTCGGGCGACGCCGGCTATTTCAATGCCAACCGGCAGCTCGTCGTCATCGACCGCATCAAGGACCTCGCCGAGACCTCGCGCGGCGAGCGCTTCTCGCCGCAATTCATCGAGAACAAGCTGAAGTTCTCGCCCTATATCGCCGAAGCCGTGGTACTGGGCGCCGGCCGTGACGCGCTCGCGGCGATGATCTGCATCCGCTACTCCATCATCTCGAAATGGGCGGAGAAGAACCGCCTCTCCTTCACCACCTACAGCGACCTCGCCTCGCGGCCCGAGGTCTATGCGCTGCTGCAGAAGGAGGTCGAGACCGTCAACGCCACGCTGCCGCCCGCCCAGCGCATCTCGCGGTTCCTGCTGCTCTACAAGGAGCTCGACGCCGACGACGGCGAGCTCACCCGCACGCGAAAAGTGCGGCGCGGCGTCATCAACGAGAAGTACGAAGGGATCATCGACGCCATCTACCGCGGCGATGCCGACATCCCCGTCGACACCGTGATCCGCTTCCAGGACGGCACCACGCAGCGCGTACGAACGACTCTGCGCGTGGTGGATCTCGGCGGGCACGGGCACATGGCGGAGGCTGCGGAGTGA
- a CDS encoding branched-chain amino acid ABC transporter permease, whose translation MNTAFLIQLLVNGLVVGTLYGVVAMSFVLIYKATQVVNFAQGELLLVGAWVCWALLAKYQVPFWIGMPITLVFMFVFGIALQVLILRPMIGEPIISVIMVTIGLSTVLQATLKWMFGVNPQPFPRVFESQSVSLFGLQIQTVYVMSLVVSVAMMIGMAWFFRASKYGLAMRATAFNQQVAQSLGISVKSVFAMAWAISATVSAVAGVVVAVVNGVSSGLAAYGIKVFPAAILGGLDSVGGAVLGGIIIGLLENVAQYVDSEYLHWGNLYEIAPFYVLIIVLMIKPYGLFGTHDIERI comes from the coding sequence ATGAACACCGCCTTCCTCATCCAGCTCCTGGTCAACGGCCTCGTGGTCGGCACGCTCTATGGCGTGGTCGCGATGTCGTTCGTGCTGATCTACAAGGCGACGCAGGTCGTCAACTTCGCGCAAGGTGAATTGCTGCTGGTCGGCGCCTGGGTGTGCTGGGCGTTGCTCGCCAAATACCAGGTGCCGTTCTGGATCGGCATGCCGATCACGCTGGTCTTCATGTTCGTGTTCGGCATCGCCTTGCAGGTCCTGATCCTGCGGCCGATGATCGGCGAGCCCATTATTTCTGTCATCATGGTGACGATCGGCCTCTCCACCGTGCTGCAGGCCACGTTGAAGTGGATGTTCGGCGTCAACCCGCAGCCGTTCCCGCGCGTGTTCGAGAGCCAGTCAGTCAGCCTGTTCGGCCTCCAGATCCAGACCGTCTATGTGATGAGCCTTGTCGTCTCGGTCGCGATGATGATCGGCATGGCCTGGTTCTTCCGCGCCTCGAAATACGGCCTCGCCATGCGCGCCACCGCATTCAACCAGCAGGTCGCGCAGTCGCTCGGCATCTCCGTGAAGAGCGTGTTTGCGATGGCCTGGGCGATCTCGGCGACGGTGTCGGCCGTCGCAGGCGTCGTCGTCGCGGTCGTCAACGGCGTCTCCTCGGGCCTTGCCGCCTACGGCATCAAGGTGTTCCCGGCGGCGATCCTCGGCGGGCTCGATTCCGTCGGCGGCGCCGTGCTCGGCGGCATCATCATCGGACTGCTCGAGAACGTCGCCCAATATGTCGACAGCGAGTATCTGCACTGGGGCAATCTCTACGAGATCGCGCCGTTCTACGTCCTCATCATCGTGCTGATGATCAAGCCCTATGGCCTGTTCGGCACCCACGACATCGAGCGGATCTGA
- a CDS encoding branched-chain amino acid ABC transporter permease — MAGPALIPAGDFRTSYAADTTIFPTTTSRNFAIAGVALLCLAPQFFSGYWLSILIQIGIFSIAALGLNILVGFTGQISIGHAAFFLLGAFTSAYISNNAPIPVFFAIPLAGVVTALVGLIFGIPAARLKGLYLVIATLAAQYILLDFFSRAEWFTGGSVPASAEPFSIFGYTLRGDRQYFYVVLAYVLASYILVTNLMRTRDGRALVAIRDHYLSAEIMGINLTKYRTLSFGLAAFFAGIAGALYAHYQLVVSQEGFGIERSILFLAMIIIGGTGSIMGTLMGTAFVVLLPEGMEFISHYLKGGAIDKALSLNTNITFLREIAIGVIIIAFLMFEPDGLAHRWRQIKAYWKLYPFSH, encoded by the coding sequence ATGGCCGGCCCTGCCCTCATCCCTGCTGGTGACTTCCGCACCTCCTACGCGGCCGACACCACGATCTTCCCGACCACGACCAGCCGCAACTTCGCGATAGCAGGCGTTGCGCTCCTCTGCCTCGCGCCGCAATTCTTCAGCGGCTACTGGCTCAGCATCCTGATCCAGATCGGCATCTTCTCGATCGCGGCGCTCGGGCTGAATATCCTGGTCGGCTTCACCGGCCAGATCTCGATCGGACACGCCGCCTTCTTCCTGCTCGGGGCCTTCACCTCGGCCTACATCTCCAACAACGCGCCGATCCCGGTGTTCTTCGCGATTCCGCTCGCGGGTGTCGTCACCGCGCTGGTCGGCCTGATCTTCGGTATCCCGGCGGCGCGGCTGAAGGGCCTCTATCTCGTCATCGCGACGCTGGCCGCGCAATACATCCTGCTCGACTTCTTCTCACGCGCCGAATGGTTCACCGGCGGGTCGGTGCCGGCGAGCGCCGAGCCGTTCTCGATCTTCGGCTACACGCTGCGCGGCGACCGGCAGTATTTCTACGTCGTGCTGGCTTATGTGCTGGCGAGCTACATCCTGGTCACCAATCTGATGCGCACGCGCGACGGCCGCGCGCTGGTGGCGATCCGCGACCATTATCTCTCCGCGGAGATCATGGGCATCAACCTCACCAAGTACCGCACGCTGTCATTTGGTTTGGCTGCTTTCTTCGCCGGCATCGCCGGCGCGCTCTACGCGCACTATCAGCTCGTGGTCTCCCAGGAAGGTTTTGGTATCGAGCGCTCGATCCTGTTCCTGGCCATGATCATCATCGGCGGCACCGGCTCGATCATGGGCACGCTGATGGGCACCGCCTTCGTGGTGCTGCTGCCCGAGGGGATGGAGTTCATCAGCCACTATTTGAAGGGCGGCGCGATCGACAAGGCGCTGTCGCTCAACACCAACATCACCTTCCTGCGCGAGATCGCGATCGGGGTGATCATCATCGCGTTCCTGATGTTCGAGCCGGATGGGCTCGCGCATCGCTGGCGGCAGATCAAGGCGTACTGGAAACTCTACCCGTTCTCGCACTGA
- a CDS encoding ABC transporter ATP-binding protein has product MSETAQIERPSPTAVPAPPLLAVRNIEVVYDDVILVLRGLSLDVPKGAIVALLGANGAGKSTTLKAISGLLKTEDGEVTRGEILFEGERINGIDPDKIVRRGIFQVMEGRRIVADMTSLENLKLGAFTRRDREVDADLDMVFNYFPRLKERTGLAGYLSGGEQQMLAIGRALMARPKMILMDEPSMGLSPLLVKEVFSIIQKINRDLGVTILLVEQNARAALSVASHGYIMEQGKVVLDGTADELRDNEDVKEFYLGGAGDQRKSFKNLKSFKRRKRWL; this is encoded by the coding sequence ATGAGTGAAACAGCACAGATCGAGCGCCCCTCGCCCACCGCCGTCCCGGCACCGCCCCTTCTCGCCGTGCGCAACATTGAGGTCGTCTATGACGATGTCATCCTGGTGTTGCGCGGGCTCAGCCTCGACGTGCCCAAGGGTGCGATTGTGGCGCTGCTGGGGGCCAACGGCGCCGGCAAGTCGACGACGCTGAAGGCGATCTCGGGGCTGCTGAAGACCGAGGACGGCGAGGTCACGCGCGGAGAGATCCTGTTCGAGGGCGAGCGCATCAACGGCATCGATCCCGACAAGATCGTCCGCCGCGGCATCTTCCAGGTGATGGAGGGCCGCCGGATCGTCGCCGACATGACCTCGCTGGAGAACCTCAAGCTCGGCGCCTTCACCCGCAGGGACCGCGAGGTCGATGCCGACCTCGACATGGTCTTCAACTATTTCCCGCGCCTGAAGGAGCGCACCGGGCTTGCCGGCTATCTCTCCGGCGGCGAGCAGCAGATGCTCGCGATCGGCCGCGCGCTGATGGCGCGCCCGAAGATGATTTTGATGGACGAGCCGTCGATGGGCCTGTCGCCGCTGCTGGTGAAGGAGGTGTTTTCCATCATCCAAAAGATCAACCGCGATCTCGGCGTGACCATCCTCCTGGTCGAGCAGAACGCGCGCGCCGCGCTGTCGGTGGCGAGCCACGGCTACATCATGGAACAGGGCAAGGTCGTGCTCGACGGCACCGCCGACGAGCTGCGCGACAACGAGGACGTCAAGGAGTTCTACCTCGGCGGCGCCGGCGACCAGCGCAAGAGTTTTAAAAACCTCAAGAGCTTCAAGCGGCGCAAGCGTTGGCTGTAG
- a CDS encoding AMP-binding protein: MTAHYDALETREQAAREAELFSRLPAVLRSAMTAPAYAERLKGVDPDAVTTRAALARLPVLRKSELPALHKASAPFGGFVAAAPGSFARLFTSPGPIFEPEGRQADPWRGARALFAAGFREGDIVLNTFSYHLTPGGFIFDSSARALGCAVIPAGPGNAEQQFELIEAYRPVGYSGTPDFLKILLDAAATAGRDVSSIKRALVSGAAFPPSLQAEIKARGIDAYQAFGTADLGLIAFETEAREGMVVNEDLIMEIVKPGTGDPVAPGDVGEIVVTSLDPHHPWIRLALGDLTAALPGTSPCGRTNMRIKGWMGRADQTTKVKGMFVRPEQVAEIAKRHPALGRLRLVVTRQGETDAMTLKAETAAASEALREEIAGTLRAVTKLGGAIELVGPGALPNDGKVIADER, from the coding sequence ATGACCGCCCATTACGACGCCCTCGAGACGCGCGAACAGGCTGCGCGCGAGGCCGAGCTGTTTTCGCGCCTGCCCGCCGTACTGCGCAGCGCGATGACGGCACCCGCCTATGCCGAGCGGCTGAAGGGCGTGGATCCGGACGCCGTGACCACGCGCGCGGCGCTGGCGCGCCTGCCGGTGCTGCGCAAGTCGGAACTGCCGGCCCTGCACAAGGCCTCGGCGCCCTTCGGCGGCTTCGTGGCGGCGGCACCAGGCTCGTTCGCGCGGCTGTTCACCTCCCCGGGGCCGATCTTCGAGCCGGAGGGACGGCAGGCCGATCCGTGGCGCGGCGCGCGGGCGCTGTTCGCGGCCGGGTTCCGCGAGGGCGACATCGTGCTCAACACCTTCAGCTACCACCTCACGCCCGGCGGCTTCATCTTCGATTCGTCGGCGCGCGCGCTCGGCTGCGCGGTGATCCCCGCAGGTCCCGGCAATGCCGAGCAGCAATTCGAGCTGATCGAAGCCTACCGTCCCGTCGGCTACAGCGGTACGCCGGACTTCCTGAAGATCCTGCTCGATGCTGCCGCGACTGCGGGCCGCGACGTCTCCTCGATCAAGCGCGCGCTGGTCTCGGGTGCGGCCTTCCCGCCCTCGCTCCAGGCCGAGATCAAGGCGCGCGGCATCGACGCCTACCAGGCCTTCGGCACCGCCGATCTCGGCCTCATCGCCTTCGAGACCGAGGCCCGTGAAGGCATGGTCGTGAACGAGGACCTGATCATGGAGATCGTCAAGCCCGGCACCGGCGATCCCGTGGCGCCGGGCGACGTCGGCGAGATCGTCGTCACCTCGCTCGACCCGCACCATCCCTGGATCCGGCTTGCGCTCGGCGATCTCACCGCCGCGCTGCCGGGCACCAGCCCCTGCGGTCGCACCAACATGCGCATCAAGGGCTGGATGGGCCGCGCCGACCAGACCACGAAGGTCAAGGGCATGTTCGTCCGTCCCGAGCAGGTCGCCGAGATCGCCAAGCGCCATCCCGCGCTCGGCCGCCTGCGCCTCGTCGTCACGCGCCAGGGCGAAACCGACGCGATGACGCTGAAGGCGGAAACGGCGGCGGCAAGCGAGGCGCTCCGCGAGGAGATCGCTGGCACCTTGCGCGCGGTGACGAAGCTCGGCGGCGCGATCGAGCTGGTCGGCCCCGGCGCGCTGCCGAACGACGGCAAGGTGATCGCGGACGAGCGCTAG
- a CDS encoding ABC transporter ATP-binding protein, whose translation MATSLEVRGVSLRFGGVRALTDVSFAIKEGELFSIIGPNGAGKTSIVNCISGRYKPTEGQLFYGDRDITGLTPNARASLGIGRTFQNLALFHHMSVLDNIMVGRHHLLKNNFLTGSLYWLTGARKEELEHRRKVEEIIDFLDLQSVRKATAGTLSYGLRKRVELARAMALEPRLILLDEPMAGMNFEEKEDMARYIVDLNEEFGMTVVMIEHDMGVVMDISHRVMVLDFGRKIAEGDPGAVLADPHVKRAYLGEEDEVLVDPDDAPPAQESAA comes from the coding sequence GTGGCTACCAGTCTCGAAGTGCGCGGCGTGTCCCTGCGATTCGGCGGCGTTCGTGCGCTGACCGATGTCAGCTTCGCCATCAAGGAAGGCGAGCTGTTCTCGATCATCGGCCCCAACGGCGCCGGCAAGACCTCGATCGTGAACTGTATTTCCGGTCGCTACAAGCCGACCGAAGGCCAGCTGTTCTACGGCGATCGCGACATCACCGGCCTGACCCCGAACGCACGCGCCTCGCTCGGCATCGGCCGCACCTTCCAGAATCTCGCGCTGTTTCACCACATGAGCGTGCTCGACAACATCATGGTCGGCCGCCATCACCTCCTGAAGAACAACTTCCTCACGGGCTCGCTGTACTGGCTCACCGGCGCGCGCAAGGAAGAGCTCGAACACCGCCGCAAGGTCGAGGAGATCATCGACTTCCTCGACCTGCAGTCGGTGCGCAAGGCGACCGCCGGCACCCTCTCCTACGGCCTGCGCAAGCGCGTCGAGCTCGCCCGCGCCATGGCGCTGGAGCCGCGCCTCATCCTCCTCGACGAGCCGATGGCCGGCATGAACTTCGAGGAGAAGGAAGACATGGCCCGCTACATCGTCGATCTCAACGAGGAGTTCGGGATGACGGTGGTGATGATCGAGCACGACATGGGCGTGGTGATGGACATCTCCCACCGCGTCATGGTGCTGGATTTCGGCCGCAAGATCGCCGAAGGCGATCCAGGCGCGGTGCTCGCCGATCCCCACGTCAAGCGCGCCTATCTGGGTGAAGAAGACGAGGTGCTGGTCGATCCCGACGACGCTCCTCCGGCGCAGGAGAGCGCGGCATGA